In one window of Gossypium hirsutum isolate 1008001.06 chromosome A01, Gossypium_hirsutum_v2.1, whole genome shotgun sequence DNA:
- the LOC107916745 gene encoding CTL-like protein DDB_G0288717 — protein MGSTEEDTTTSKSTSLYDAASSTEPLLFKPTTSSAYPSPPIEEPPQSDPSESDPTQSLQISFNYGPRPFKDLPFLILFLLFVLCTFAFGIFSIFHRNDNYSNVSAFTYDSNSTSCVQATSFLSSQIWVSETSFFALSSSSLWTYLVWTLVITSVLSVPICLLLLLLLKHYTKQIVYVLLPFFIIMPVFFDVYWFVACTLSSSCSDAFPLVYRILVLVFILLIVGVIIWIIVANWHRIELTVRIIGVASDALSRNLGLFLVIPLLTVGLVAYYASIVVFLVFSRFNGKIVAKESNGEYTCVWKQDSWVPAYFALAILTMLWSLTGMVEAQVYVTSGTIAQWYFSKDDTKPHRSIRRSLRNAFGPSSGTICLSGLLVFVVRVVRAAVDSAREEDVPGIVNLVLRCCVNALLSAIDFLNKFTINFAAITGEAYCTSARMTYELLRRNLLSAVFVETVSTRLLAGVIFVLSAVYAIAVCAILKGVSDLGVNMYTVAALAWVLLILVLGFFVHVLDNVIDTVYICYAIDRDRGEVYKHEVHDVYVQLPISRNSRSSYPSRTLDV, from the exons ATGGGCAGCACGGAAGAAGATACCACCACTTCCAAATCCACATCTCTATACGACGCCGCTTCCTCCACCGAACCTCTCCTCTTCAAACCCACCACCAGCTCTGCCTACCCATCTCCTCCAATCGAAGAACCACCTCAATCCGATCCCTCCGAATCCGACCCAACTCAGTCCCTCCAGATCTCTTTCAATTACGGGCCCAGACCTTTCAAAGACCTCCCTTTCCTCATACTCTTCCTTCTCTTCGTCCTCTGCACTTTCGCTTTCGGTATTTTCTCAATCTTCCATCGAAACGACAACTACTCCAACGTTTCGGCCTTCACTTACGATTCCAATTCCACTTCTTGCGTTCAAGCCACTTCCTTTTTATCAAGTCAAATATGGGTCTCTGAAACTTCATTTTTTGCGTTGTCAAGTTCCAGTCTTTGGACGTATTTAGTATGGACCCTTGTGATAACTTCAGTTTTAAGTGTACCCATATGTTTACTTTTGCTTTTATTACTCAAACACTACACGAAGCAGATCGTTTATGTCTTGCTTCCTTTCTTTATAATCATGCCGGTTTTCTTTGATGTTTATTGGTTCGTTGCTTGTACCTTGAGCTCTTCTTGTAGTGATGCTTTCCCTTTGGTCTATAGAATTTTGGTGCTTGTTTTCATTTTGTTAATAGTTGGGGTTATTATTTGGATCATTGTGGCTAATTGGCATCGGATCGAGTTGACTGTGAGGATTATCGGGGTTGCTTCCGATGCGCTTTCGAGGAATTTAGGGTTGTTTTTGGTGATACCGTTGTTGACCGTTGGATTGGTGGCTTATTATGCGTCAATTGTTGTGTTCTTGGTGTTTTCTAGGTTTAATGGGAAAATTGTGGCTAAAGAATCGAATGGAGAGTATACTTGTGTTTGGAAACAAGATAGCTGGGTACCTGCTTATTTTGCATTGGCTATTTTGACAATGTTGTGGTCCTTGACCGGTATGGTGGAAGCTCAGGTATATGTTACCAGTGGCACCATTGCTCAGTGGTACTTCTCCAAAGATGATACGAAACCTCACCGGAGCATAAGAAGATCTTTGAG AAATGCATTTGGTCCTTCTTCTGGCACCATCTGTCTATCTGGATTACTTGTCTTTGTTGTTCGAGTGGTGCGTGCTGCTGTTGATAGTGCAAGAGAAGAAGATGTTCCTGGGATAGTGAATCTTGTTCTCCGGTGTTGTGTTAATGCCCTACTGTCTGCGATAGACTTTCTTAACAAGTTCACTATCAACTTTGCGGCAATAACTGGCGAGGCATATTGCACCTCTGCGAGGATGACATACGAGCTTCTAAGACGTAACTTACTCTCTGCTGTTTTTGTGGAGACCGTATCAACTCGTTTATTAGCAGGAGTTATTTTTGTCCTTTCAGCAGTTTATGCAATTGCA GTCTGTGCGATCTTAAAGGGTGTTAGTGATCTAGGGGTTAACATGTACACCGTCGCGGCTCTTGCGTGGGTGCTGCTAATCCTGGTACTGGGATTCTTCGTCCATGTGTTGGACAATGTGATTGACACTGTTTACATCTGCTACGCAATTGATAGAGATAGAGGGGAAGTGTACAAGCATGAGGTTCATGATGTTTACGTTCAGTTACCAATCAGTAGGAACAGTCGATCATCCTACCCATCTAGAACACTTGATGTATAG